tcttcaaaattGTCGACGGGTGCGTGTGGGAtactccaaaagtagtgtattttttgAGAATCCGACCCGTGTGCGAcatcatttttggagagtccaagcaacatagCTTGAAAGGCATTTCACCCAAAGAGAACTCCAGTTTATCCAAGATCCCTTTCTGAACATCACCAGGCACCACCAAAGTATAGACTTTTGTTAACATTAGCTTGTAATCTAGAGgcctaagttgctcggactgGGGTGCGGGTGTCCGATATGGGTGCGGATCCTTCATGGTCTAAATTTTAGGATTCGGGGATATGGATCCAGGTATGGATATGGGTGCGGGGATTGggctaaaaataattgaaatatctaaaaatagaattataaaacctaaattatgAGGTATTATGTAGAAAACTTGGGGAGAAGATATTGATCTAGAGGAGAATGCCCGAAGGAGATTAAAGGAAGAGGAGTGACATAGAAATTTCAATATACAAggtattccattttcttcaaatcCACCTTAAATTTTGTTGTGATTATAGAAATCATTGAATCTGTCCGGAATTTCTCcgtcgattttggtcaaagtatccaaGAGGGGTTGACCAGATCGAGTACggatcccacacccacacccatgtCGTGTCAACATGGGTGCGGCACCGGaagtgaagagtccgagtaacttagccAGAGGCATGAGCAAATCTAAGAAAGGCTTGGTGCAGACTGTACAGTGGGGAGATCACCCCTACCAAAACAATAATAGATCATCAGAAAAACTCAGATGAGTAGTGCCCAACTTAGCGCACTAGGGTGGTGTTTGAAGTCCTTTTTCTCCTTTAGCTCATTCAGGCACCTGCTTAGGTACTCCATAGTTATAGCAAGTAAGAAAGGTGATATTGGATCACGTTGTCTGAGTCCCTTAGCTGCATCAAAGGGCTCAGTCAAATTTCCATTGGTAAGAATTGAATAGCTCACAGTAGTCACACACTCCATTGCCAACAAATGAATTTAGTAGGAAAGCTTAACCCTCCGTGACTTGTTCTAGGTAAGGCCATTCTACAAATCACAACattcatttggcatataattcgtctatatatattaaaacatctatgctaaataaatttttaGCATGAACTGTTTGTATTTAGAAGCATTTTCTGTAGACATTACAAGGTTCAGGTTCATATGTGCTCAGCCTTCGCTGTCCACATCTGTACTCACTACTTGCATAAGAAAAGATCCCGTAAGTAAATTGTACGCCTTGAAAATTGTTGAAAAGAATAATGTGTTTATGCGAAAAAATTACAACTCTCTCTATGTATTCATCCTAAGTTGTGATGCAAATATTTCCTCTTGCGACTAACTTTTTTTGCGACATTGCAgccttaaaaaaagaagaagaagaagaagaagatggaaaCATCAATAAAGAGGAGGAAATGTACAGAGGAGAAAGGAAACATTGCAACTAGTGAGTTTGATAAGTTGACTGCTGATCTTATAACCTCAATTTTTGTTAGATGCCCAGTGAAGACATTATCCACATTAAGGTGTGTATCGAAGTCATGGAATGACCTTATTATTAGTCCTCCTTTCTATTCTCACCACCTGAAACAATCAATGGAAAATGCCCCCCAACTTCTTGTTATGGATCGCTACTTATTAGGGGCAACAAAGTGTAGGCTACGATTTGTTTCAGTAGGCACGGAAGTAGAGGAGGGAGAGAGCAATGAATTATACAATGACATATTCCCTCCTCTCTTTTGGTGCTCTTGGCTTGTATGCTATGGTTTGGTTTGCATTTCAGCAGGAGATCGTCGTATTTTTTTGTGTAATCCTGCCATGCAACAAGTGTGTCAATTGCCAAAATGTTCACGTACTGCTTTACCACTTAGAAGTGAGCATTTTGGGTTTGGATATCTACATTCAAAGAATGAATACAAAGTGGTGCATTTTCTCTATGGGCGTCCTGCATCTCGTCGTAGTAGGTATCCGGGACTTGCACAACTAAGATGCGAGGTGTTTACGATAAATGGGGTTGGTGGCATTTCTAATAGTAGATGGAAAGAAATTGCTGAGATGCCTCCATATCATCCGTACTTGACAGGGTTGTTAGTAAATGAATGTATGTATTGGCTGGCTGGAGTACGTCTTGGTGCCAAACCTAATAGAATTTTTTCGTTTGactttgaaaatgagaaatttctcACTATATCTCAGCCATCGTCTTTTAAGACTCTTTCTAACCTGAAAATGTTGGATCTGAAAGGGATGCTTTGCTTGGTAGACAAAGATCACTTTCACAAGAGTTCAATTCTAGACCTGTGGATACTCAAGGATAAAATCAGTTGTATTTGGGTGAAGGAGTATAGCATCAATTTGGTAAACTTTAGGTCCGAGAAAATTATGTCTACCTTCGGGACATGTAATGAAGAGATAATTTTTACACTTCAGGATGAGGTCGTGTTCTACGACTTGAAAAGAAACTGCTTTAGAAGAGTGAGAAGAGTTCCAAGATTTGATTTTGGACTTCAGATATATGACTTTGGAATTTACCGTGAAACCTTGTTTTCTTTAGGAAGCACATAGGTCCATCCTTCCCTCTTTAAGGATTTATCGCTTTTATGTTACTGGGATAAACGACTCTTGTTCCTTGTGTTGGAAGATGTTAAACCCTATCTTATTTCATATGAAGCACATCCTTGGTGAGCATTGTAAAAAGGgttaatgatatttttgatgATCGAAAAatgtaatgatgatttgtaaCTCTTTATTTGCTATTTATTTGGGTTGAACTTACTAGTTGAATATTGGTTTATGTCAGGTCTATGGTTAAAACTCCCTTCCCCTTGTTTTTACCTGCATAGAGTAGAAACCAAGAATACTTCTTGTTACCCCAATGATAGTCTTGGCAGGTTATATAGTATATTACTGAAGGTCATTGGAGTTACAAGCGGTTTTTCTTTTGGGCAGTTGTTCACCGTTGGATCAAGCCAATATGACCCATGAGAGTTTTGTAACCGAGgtgccttttctttttcctttttattccttaaGGACATTTGGGGAATTTACGTGTAGAGTTTGCAATTCATAATTGTCTATAAGTCATTTCGATAGTTGTCCTAATCTCTACTCGCTTGACTTTGGCTAGTCTTGTTAAAAAGATTACAATCGGAGAAATTAGAGATTTGGGCAAGTGTCTTCGACATACTGGAAATTCTTCTAGTATTGTTGttaagaaaggaagaaaacttTTCAAGGTTTGTAAGATCAAAAAGAGTAATGAAGCTTCCAAATGATGAATGTGATGCTAAGTTTAACTTAGCACTATGGTCTTGATATTTTATGTTACAGTATAACTTTTGGATATTTTTGCTGTAATTCTCTAGATAAATTTAATGCGTTGAGCtttattttatactttattGTTTCGTGGTGTTTACTTGGTGAAGTTCAAAGAAAAATTAACTTGATACAAGAAATCTACCCTTTGTGTGGCGATGAGAATTGCTACAAAAGCACAGCAGGCAGAACTAAATGTTTTAGTGGCAACAATTGGACTATTGCAAGTGCTTCCATTACTGAATGTTATTTGTGATAATATTGGTGTCACCACAGAAACACATTTTGTAGCCGCCATTGTCGCTACAAAGTCATTAAACCATCAGTGACCACTCTcatattgcaaaaaaaaattaatatttcctGTGACAAGTAAAACCTCAAGGTGTTTCAACAATGTAAACTTAAGATTACCCAAAACTAGTTCAAATGACCTTCAAAactcaaagaaaaagaaaatgctgGAGATCgtgagtttttttattttttaggctTAACTTATTTACcataatttgatatttttaatttgGCCCCTCGCTCTTTTAACACCCCTAATCACCCGtgtaaaataaaggaaaatttgaatagaaaaagaATTCCAATTTTCTTCATTCAAGACTTGAGAGGTCCTCTCGCCTCTTTCTTCTCTAGTCACTAAACTTATGATTTGTAGTctctatttcattttatatacaACTAGTAAACTTAACAGCGCTTCCTGCGGTCGTAAATACgttattaaatatataattaaatattaaaaaataatcaaaattatTGTTTTCATAAACTAAAgttatctttaatttttctttcaaaaggttAGCTTAAACATAAAGTTTGTAATTTCAATCCATACTTAttttgcaaaagaaaaaataaaacatttaacAAAACTTCACCTGCATTTTATACTaaacaaagaagttaaaataaaaataaataactatAACGACACAACAATAAGACCTCAATCAAATTGTCTAAATATCTTGTGTGTTGAAGAAGCATGATTTCACTATCATCGTTGGTACATTTTGGTCACACTGGCTTATAGAGTTagaaataaattattaattagtttttGAGGAGAGAATAAGTAgtgtttatttatatttttctacaGAAGAAATATGAATTCATGTGATATTTTTCTATCAAGCTTTGAGCCATTGACAAAAAATTAGGAATAGAaacatcattttatttcatgGTCCTTATAGGTAAAATATCTCATTCAtataaattagtcatcttaaaattagaaattaaatGTAAAAGTCTTGTTAAAAGAGAAATACTTTGTTGCAAGAACAACTTCCTCAAACCCCCGACCATAATTGAGCCAAGCTATTCATACATTCTTATTAGAAGCATCacaaaacattcataatactgatcgtaacttaattttttctcttttctaaaAGAATTTTTCCCTTCCTTAATTAAAGTATTCATAGAAATCAACGCATTACAATATGGGCAAAATGCAGCGTTTTGAACTTGAAAAAGACAAAATATAGTGATGCCAAGTTTTTGTCCTTAAATTCTTAAAGATGCAATGGCCTTATGAGACTGCTATAGCGCTGCAACGTCTATTGCTTTAGTAAATATACCCACCCAACTACCTGCTCTAATATCTCTAATTGGGGACCTAAAATTGTGAAACAAAATCGCTGGTGGTCTTGGTTGTATACAATGATACCAAAAACATATGTAGTATCATAtcaatatacacaaaaataatacTTTTTCAACCATAGAGTATATTGTGAACTTTTTCATCGATGTTCAGATATTGTAAATTTGTAACCAATGAACCCCACTCCGTTATCACCGCGTTCTAATAAAATTTTCCAGCAGAAAAAGCTCTTATCGAAACATAACAGGTCATGACAAAACTTCTTTGTACCGATGACGTTCAGCCATTTAAGTgtcaaaaagacaaaaaaaaatgctaCTAAATTATCGTACATGATGAATAACCAAATTTCAATTGCAATGAAAATTTTAGGATGAATCAATGCAATTTAAAAGGAACTAATGAGAAGACATTGATTCAAATCTGAATTTTCGAATTGAGATAGATCATGCTCACAATTTGATTGAAGCAAATACTTTTCAAGTTGTAGCAAAAACCTGTACTTTGATATTTTGGCAGCTTCAACAGGCATCTGACCGCAACGATATATTTGCCCAAAGCTATTGCCACCTATAATGTTCCTTTTCCTCAAAGTCTTGGCCACAACCACACTATTGCAAAATGTAAATAGGTTTAATTTGGTGAATCTGAGGGAATTTAAGCATAGGAGAGCAAAGGAAACGTTTATTTTAGTTGGGGACACCAATTGATGTGAGGTTTTCTATAACTGATGATATAACTAAATACTCATTAAGATATAGTAATgagatatataaaatatgataaaaacaattaatttccaattattaaaaaattaaatgaagaaaatgtaGGGAAAAGcccaaaaaatgagaaaaaagataaataggatccTTGGCCAAAGAGAGGTGCTACATCatcttgtctatgcctagctttattttttttatatatatatatatatatatagattattctTTATTTAGTCTCTCCAAgaaataacatatttataaacttaaaattatttaaacttAAACTTCCACTTTTTGCTAATGAGAGATTTTTATAGTCACACAATATTATGACATAATCCAAAATTATAAGTTTCAAAATTTTGTAGTCACATAAATATTGGAGTAATACATTTAAactacaaattttaaaaatatttttttcttttttaaattctgTATCCAGTCAAATATATGACGgaacaaatattttatttacttcctcagtcccaatttatgtgatactttctGCCATTTGAggttcaaattttttaattttgatcgtGTGTTTGTTTGAAcataaaatctttaatttttttgaaataaaatttacatatttgaaaacgaCGTAAACAGTACTATAAATCACTATATTTAATGATTTAAAACATTTGAAAATTGGgtagggtggatgaaatggaggctcgcatCTGGAGTcctgtgtgataagaaggtgccgcCAAAACTTGAAGGCAAGTTTTacagagtggtggttagaccaactatgttgtATAGGGTGGAGTGTTGGCCAATTAAGAACTCTCACCtgcagaagatgaaagttgcggaaatgagATGCTGCAATGGATGTGTGGCCATACTAGGAGTGATAGggttagaaataaaaatatccaGGATAAGGCGGGAGTGGCTTCGATGCAGGAATAAGATGTAGGAATTGAGGTTGAGAAGGTTCGGGCATGGTGTAGAAAAGATGCACAGATGCCCCAATGGCGGAGGTGTGAGAAGTtagctatggatggtttcaaGAGAGGCAAGAGTAGGCCGAAAATGAATTGGGGAGAgatgattagacaggacatggcgtaGGTCCAGCTTACTGAGGACATAACTTTAAataggaggttatggaggacACGGATTATGGTAGAGGGGTAGTAAGTAGTGTTTGTTGTCTTACTTATCATTTCATACTAGTAGTCGTAGTATTATTCTTGTAGTTACTTGTCGTTTGATTTCTATTACTATTTGTTGTTGCTTGTACTTCGATTAGCATATTATTTTGTGGTAGTTCCGACTCCTTTTCGTTCAGTCAGCTTTATATTGCTTTCTATAGTATTTTGTCATGCCTTTTATCTTAACTATCTCTGCATCCCAAGATAGAAGTAAGGTCTGCAATCTGCAACTGTCCATACCGAGAGCTGTGAGATTTCACTgaatatgttgttattgttgtacatatgaaaaattacgataaaaaaattaatatactcttagaaaaaacgaaaaatatagtGACATAAATTGGGATCTTGTTAACAAAATCTAAACAGAGCACCTGCAAAATACCACATGACAACCTCTCATTGGCTGATACCCATATCCAACTGGTCCCACTTCGGATTCCATAAAATCGACGTGTCTGGCTCAGAAAAATCCACGTGTCTGGTTCAGAAGAAGATGCAATgtaaacaaaaacaaacatCTCCATATGGAAATGCCAAAATCACAAAATGGCCACCACTTACGTCATCGCCGGCACTGGTCTCATCACAAATCCTCGTCGTAACTCCTCTTCAACTGCACTTGACTTTAACCAAAATCTATCTTGCCGTGGCCCAACTTTGAAAACATTTAGGCCAATATATGCTTCTGTATCTGCTTCGCCAACACCGGTGACTAAGCCCGATGACCTAGTCGATTCCATTCTCTCTAAGGTATATACCCTACTGGACTTTATTTGTTTCACGTTGTGGTAAGCGTTTTGATTTATGTACATGCTTTTTTTTTAGTCGGCAACCTTTTTACGTTTAATGACAATTTAACTTTTAACCTTACATTTATAGCCACGCAtatattatagggaaaagggccaaaattacccctgaactttgagaAATAGTTTATCATATATCGCCCGTTATCTTGTTTGACCGAATTATCACTTCTTAGTTATCTTGTAATTAAAATTTACCCTTAATCTAAACAACTGCCACGTGTCCTAATTCTAGACGCTCAACCCATTTCCTCCCAATAATTTCATCAGGATCAAATAATGATCCGGATCCTACCCAGATGAAATTATTTCACCCAACCCGTTTTTGTTTATTTCAAACCCAAATACAATCCTTTATCATTTAGCTGAGATTTCAATATCACAGTAATTATCTTCTTTTATATATCTTTTTTATTAGTGGTATAACTGTTCTGTAAGAGCACTTCGTGGATCGGAAAAATGAAGAACTTCAATAGAGCTTTAGTTAATGACTTAGTTAAAGAGAATCTAACTGAAGAGCATTCTGTATGGTTTGTTTTCATTCTAAAAATGAAACACgtttcatataaacatcattCAGTGAACGTTTTAATCTTGGCTTGACCGAAGGCAGCGATTTTATGCTTACAGAGTTGAGCTTTGCTAGGGATTTCATTACATGGTCGAACTCAGTGATTTTAAGTTGAAGCTTCATGACCCGAATTGGGATTGAACTTTTTATCTGGTCAATCATGTGGTTCacaaatttaaagaaattttgtAATTCCTTGTTTCGAGAGGAGATTAATCAGTAGTTCAGAATTGTCAGGCAAGATTGTCCGAGAAGATGCCATCTCTTGGAAAATAAGGGATTGTATTTGGGTTTGAAATAAGCCAAAACGGGTTGGGTGAAATAATTTCATCCGGGTCGGATCCGGATAATTATTTGATCTGGATGAAATTATTGGGGGGAAATGGGTTGGGCGTCTAGGATTAGGACACGTGGCAGTCTGTTTAGATTAGGGGTAAACTTGGAccatagtataacggtaagggcaTAATTGGcccaatagtataacgaagggtatgaataaactatttctcaaagttcaggggtaattttggccgtTTTCCGTATATTAtattccctctgtcccaatttatatagtacattttccttttcaatttatCCAAAAAGAATATCACCTTTCGATATTTAGAAATAtttggaccacaaatttcaaaagacatttctttcttaaattccgtgtctagtcaagtagttccacataaattgagatggagggtgtactaaatatagaaaggtagtatcattttttttgggactaaaaaggaaaaagtgtcacataaattgggacagagggagtaattgaTTGAATAATCGGTGAATTAAGAGTTCCTTTTTAATATAGAACAGTAAGATTAGTTGCCTTTTGCAGTCTATAGCAAATAAGTAACCTTATTTTGCGATAGATACAGCTATGTTATTTGCGTTATATAGTGATAAGTAACCTTGCTGTCGCCAGACTTCGAAAATATTTTCCCCAAACTATGCTTCTATATCTGCTTCGCCAGCGCCGGTGACTAAGCTTGATGACCTCGGTGATGGAATGAACTTATATAAAAACTCTACCGGCATCCTACCTTTTCTTAGAATATTGTAAGCTTATTCTTCAGATGCTGATGTGTAGCATTATATTATGACTAGAAACAATACAATCTACCCAAATGTTGAGCCTCAAATAGTTACAGAAACGATACAATCTATCCAAATGTTCAGCCTCAAATTGTTATGGTAAAAATAGGCAAGTACTTTCTTGTAGATTGTAAATGATTGCCAAAAGATTAGGGGAAATCATGATAAACACCCTTAAGAGACTAACTGAATTGCTGCTTCATGAACTAGTGAAACTAACATCTCATGGTAAAGAAACACAGTAGCTACCTACCCAACCATATGGGAAATGCCTTACATAGAAGCGGTTAGCCAATTCAGTTGTGTTTTAATTGCATTCTGAGTACTTTTGTTTTGGAAGTTTTAATAACATCAGCTGAGCATCATCACTTAACCAGGTTATGCAAACAGATCGAGGGGTTTTGCTTGCAAGGGATGAGCACAAAAAGGTAGCCGAAGTGGCTCAAGAACTGCAACGTTTCTGTGTGGATGAACCCGTGAAATGCCCTCTTATATTTGGAGGTAAACTTTAACGTTATGTGTTAGAAGAGAAAGAGTTCCATTAAACTTTCTATGCCAAccccccccttccccccccccgGCTCCCGTACAGATTAATATCTCCACGTTTGACATATTAAATATCAGAAATTACTTTCTTTGTTAAGCTAGTATGTCTGGCCTAGTTTTTTTCTCCAACAATATGCCTATTTGTAATAAGCCATTAAGTGTGCCATTCTTCTGAAGAAATTCCTgtaaatttcttcttcttgtttagAACAATTTTGAACGCAAATTAGCATACTCCGCATACATTCTAGATTTTCCACTTCATAAGTCTGCAGAATATGACCACTGACGAAATACTGTGTAAGAATGTATAAATTTGTATACCATAGAACAAAATGCATCAACTAGGATTATCCTCTGTACTTATACGTCAGCTAACTTGAAACATGGACAATCTAGCACCTATTAAAGAAGGTTGATGCTCATGTTAATCAAGTGTTTTTTATGATTAGTAAAATAACTTctctttaaaattttaacacCCCTTGTGTGATTATCATGTAGCTTGTAATATGAGTTTGTCTGTGCGCGTGAGTGAGTAGTGCACTCGCGTGCATGCTCTATTTACATTGAACTGGGAGATGTTCTGCTTACGACaaatgttactccctccgtttcaatttatttgccttactttcctttttagtcgttttaaaaaagaatgtcttttTCCCTATTTGACCACTCTATAATTCCAACTTTTCACATGGCATGTTTAACACCATAAGATTAAAGGGCATTTAGGTACATTccacatatctttagtttaagaccacaagattcagaAGTCTTCTTTGCTTTCTTAAACTCAGTGCTAAGTTAAAACCAGACAAACACATTGAAACGAAGGGAGTAGTTATTTCTCTGGTTAGTTTTGTGCAGAAATTCCATAGTTATGTTAACCATGTCTTATAGCAAACCAGAAGCTCCTGAACTGCAATTAATAATGAATTACTTGCAGAATGGGATGTAGTGTACTGTTCAAATCCCACTTCACCTGGAGGAGGCTATCGGAGTGCATTTGGTCGCCTTTTCTTCAAAACGAATGAAATGATTCAGGTTGTTGAAGCCCCTGACGTTATCAGGAACAAAGTAGCcttttcactttttggtttcCTTGATGGTGAGGTTTCCTTAAAAGGTATGAAAACAGTGGCAAACATGttctatttttcaaatttatctCTTCTACATATCCTTTTCTGCTTTACAGGAGAAATTTCTTGGTCTGTTTATATGGTAAATGTAAATTGCTGCATGAAATGCCAAACATAACAAGGGAAACACTCAGTTGACATGTCACTGCTTGTAATTTGCATATAAGATAATATACAGTCATTCAGTTAGTTTTGTCTATACACATTAACTATTTCTGGCTTCTAAGTTATTAGCCCTTTTTTGTTCTTACTCTGTTATATGAAGTCCCGAAATTAAGGATGTTTTGATGTGATAGATACAGGATTAATGAAGTAAAACTACCCCCCTGGCACTCAAAATTCTTTTAGTATTTTCCGCTTTTTACCATTTCCAGTGTTAGCCAGCTTGATAACCTTTATCTAATCAATCAACCCATGTCTCAATAGCTAATTACTTGTGAGCGACTATAAAAATCTTCTATATCCATTGTGGTCCATTATTTCAAGATGGATACATAATTTGTCCTTCTAAGGCAAACTACGGGTTCTCTAAATCTCACACTTGATCGTACACTAACATTGATTCTctaacccaaaaaaataaaaggcttGGTGCAAAACATGGGAGTGTAATCACAACAACTAAGGTTTATGGGATGGGACATTATCCTCACTGCATTTCGAACCGGGCACCACTAGTCCTCGGGGATTTCTCGGTTATCAAATAAATACAATTAAGCTTTAATGCCAATTAGTTGGCATCACCTATGTGAATCATTTACTTCTATTATGTTCT
This portion of the Lycium ferocissimum isolate CSIRO_LF1 chromosome 1, AGI_CSIRO_Lferr_CH_V1, whole genome shotgun sequence genome encodes:
- the LOC132057434 gene encoding probable plastid-lipid-associated protein 8, chloroplastic codes for the protein MATTYVIAGTGLITNPRRNSSSTALDFNQNLSCRGPTLKTFRPIYASVSASPTPVTKPDDLVDSILSKVMQTDRGVLLARDEHKKVAEVAQELQRFCVDEPVKCPLIFGEWDVVYCSNPTSPGGGYRSAFGRLFFKTNEMIQVVEAPDVIRNKVAFSLFGFLDGEVSLKGKLNVLDEKWIQVVFEPPELKVGGLDFQYGGESEVKLEITYIDEKIRLGKGSRGSLFVFQRRQP
- the LOC132057425 gene encoding putative F-box protein At3g52320; the encoded protein is METSIKRRKCTEEKGNIATSEFDKLTADLITSIFVRCPVKTLSTLRCVSKSWNDLIISPPFYSHHLKQSMENAPQLLVMDRYLLGATKCRLRFVSVGTEVEEGESNELYNDIFPPLFWCSWLVCYGLVCISAGDRRIFLCNPAMQQVCQLPKCSRTALPLRSEHFGFGYLHSKNEYKVVHFLYGRPASRRSRYPGLAQLRCEVFTINGVGGISNSRWKEIAEMPPYHPYLTGLLVNECMYWLAGVRLGAKPNRIFSFDFENEKFLTISQPSSFKTLSNLKMLDLKGMLCLVDKDHFHKSSILDLWILKDKISCIWVKEYSINLVNFRSEKIMSTFGTCNEEIIFTLQDEVVFYDLKRNCFRRVRRVPRFDFGLQIYDFGIYRETLFSLGST